In one Sphingobacterium daejeonense genomic region, the following are encoded:
- a CDS encoding DinB family protein — translation MQINQQISKVLNDTFDHSIKLISGLSEESINEKPEDQGWTVGQIVDHILISSSGIPDSQTEEINRPFDELVPVIDKIFLDFKTKYQADPSLLPRKDVYEKEDLIKKLKNCKTNLLVDINDKDLTLLCKDMEFPQIGYLTRYEWLSFINVHVQRHNHQIENISGS, via the coding sequence ATGCAAATCAATCAACAAATATCAAAGGTACTTAACGACACATTTGACCACAGCATCAAATTAATTTCCGGACTTTCAGAAGAAAGTATAAACGAAAAGCCAGAAGACCAAGGTTGGACTGTAGGTCAGATCGTTGACCATATCCTTATAAGTAGTTCCGGTATCCCTGATTCCCAAACAGAAGAAATCAACCGTCCTTTCGATGAACTAGTTCCAGTGATAGACAAGATATTCCTTGACTTTAAAACAAAATACCAAGCGGACCCAAGCCTGCTACCTAGAAAAGATGTTTACGAAAAAGAGGATCTGATCAAAAAACTTAAGAATTGCAAAACCAATCTTCTTGTTGATATTAATGACAAAGATTTAACCCTTTTATGCAAGGATATGGAATTTCCACAAATCGGATACCTGACAAGATATGAATGGCTTAGTTTTATCAATGTTCATGTCCAAAGACATAACCATCAAATTGAAAACATATCCGGCAGCTAG
- a CDS encoding mechanosensitive ion channel family protein, with protein MKLLQIDTTLPVASGLLDQGSIWMVKIKDMALAYAPKVLGAILVYLIGQWLIGRIGAIIKKMLSNKNFDVSLQKFLVSIVKVTLTILMFLAIIGMLGVNITSFAALLAGAGLAIGAALNGSLGNLAGGVMLMVFKPFKVGDLIEAQDSLGLVTEIGIFNTTILSPENKTVILPNGALSTGVITNYNTHGNLRVDLKMAISVNQNIDQAREVAIGAMKQHAMVLAEPTPEVSVLEVADGMTTLAIRPYTTQDNYWTVYFEVQELVKKAFDSNNIEGPIPHNVIVNRSNN; from the coding sequence ATGAAATTATTACAAATTGACACTACCCTTCCCGTAGCAAGCGGCCTTCTTGACCAAGGTAGCATATGGATGGTGAAGATTAAAGACATGGCTCTTGCCTACGCTCCGAAAGTGCTAGGTGCTATTTTAGTCTACTTAATTGGACAATGGCTTATTGGTCGTATCGGCGCAATTATCAAAAAGATGCTATCGAACAAGAATTTCGATGTTTCTCTTCAAAAATTCTTGGTATCAATTGTCAAGGTTACATTAACTATTCTGATGTTCCTTGCTATAATTGGGATGTTGGGAGTAAATATTACAAGTTTTGCTGCATTATTGGCTGGAGCAGGCCTTGCTATCGGCGCAGCATTGAATGGATCACTGGGAAATTTGGCAGGTGGTGTTATGTTAATGGTTTTTAAACCTTTCAAAGTAGGCGATTTAATTGAAGCTCAAGACAGCTTGGGTCTTGTCACTGAAATTGGAATTTTTAATACAACCATCCTTTCTCCTGAAAATAAAACAGTTATTCTTCCAAACGGAGCTCTTTCAACAGGTGTAATTACAAATTACAATACCCATGGTAATCTAAGGGTAGATTTGAAAATGGCTATTTCAGTTAATCAAAATATCGATCAGGCCAGAGAAGTTGCTATTGGGGCTATGAAGCAACATGCTATGGTATTGGCAGAACCTACTCCTGAAGTAAGCGTTTTAGAAGTTGCCGATGGCATGACTACATTGGCAATCAGACCCTACACTACCCAAGACAATTATTGGACTGTTTATTTTGAAGTTCAAGAATTAGTAAAAAAAGCTTTTGACAGTAATAATATTGAAGGACCAATCCCTCATAATGTCATTGTCAACAGATCAAACAATTAG
- a CDS encoding BCCT family transporter: MSKPRKIKSTLNSGVIVPSLIFIVGICLASAIFPAAVNEGLNIVKNFIFVNLNWVYVWSVTIFVLFLIFLMFSKYGDIKLGRNDSSPDYSFFSWISMLFAAGMGIGLMYFSVAEPMQHYSNEIFSKNTYVNSAKNAQLYTFFHWGIHAWAIYGMVGLALSYFAYRYKLPLSLRSCLYPLLKNKIQGRWGNAIDVFALCSTFFGITTTLGFGVVQINSGLEILNIVPSTSFTYQILIVVTLVTISVISATTGVDKGVRILSNINIMIVILLMLFVLFLGPTVYLIGSFTEGIGNYINNFFSLTFNTHVYEEASLPWFYNWTILYWAWWISWSPFVGLFIAKISKGRSIREFIAAVLILPTVFNFMWMSVFGNSAIWLDNHVAEGALSALANNPDALMFRFLEYLPLTKIISFMVIAIIMIFFVTSADSGMFVMNSIATKNAKISPKWQIAGWGILLAVLALFLLNAGGLDALQSMTLITALPFSIIIIIMIACLLKALSIDKKYYEQEFSVSTVPWSGKFWKDRLKQIVTVDSQSDIDKYIDDIAKPAIMELQNEFNQNNVEAKINEGADPKFIEIEIQYDLLNNFIYGVRNESKEVPEYFQTEENLSNIEEGKAFFPLAYFGDARQGYDVKFFTKDELIADILKHYERFVTIISEEKNEMFISSNANRRMR, translated from the coding sequence GATCTTTTTGATGTTCAGTAAATACGGTGATATTAAATTGGGTCGAAATGATAGTTCACCAGATTATTCCTTTTTCTCATGGATATCTATGCTATTTGCGGCAGGTATGGGAATTGGGTTGATGTATTTTAGTGTCGCAGAACCTATGCAACATTATTCAAATGAGATTTTCTCAAAAAATACCTATGTCAACAGTGCCAAAAATGCACAGCTGTACACGTTTTTTCATTGGGGCATCCATGCTTGGGCAATCTACGGTATGGTAGGACTTGCCTTGTCTTACTTTGCTTATAGATATAAGCTGCCTTTGTCCCTACGTAGTTGTTTATATCCATTGCTTAAAAACAAGATCCAAGGGCGATGGGGCAATGCTATTGATGTATTTGCCCTATGTAGTACTTTTTTCGGTATAACTACAACTTTGGGCTTCGGGGTCGTCCAAATTAATTCGGGACTGGAGATTTTAAATATTGTTCCAAGTACCAGCTTCACCTACCAAATATTGATTGTGGTCACCCTTGTGACTATTTCCGTTATTTCAGCAACAACAGGAGTGGACAAAGGAGTTAGGATATTAAGCAATATCAACATTATGATAGTGATTCTTTTAATGCTATTTGTTTTGTTTTTGGGCCCTACAGTGTACCTTATTGGTAGTTTTACTGAAGGAATTGGAAATTATATCAATAATTTTTTCAGTTTAACATTCAATACTCATGTTTATGAGGAAGCATCATTGCCATGGTTTTACAATTGGACAATTTTATATTGGGCATGGTGGATTTCATGGTCTCCTTTTGTTGGGCTGTTTATTGCCAAAATATCCAAAGGACGATCTATTAGGGAATTTATTGCAGCCGTATTGATTTTGCCAACAGTTTTCAATTTTATGTGGATGTCCGTTTTTGGAAACAGTGCTATTTGGCTTGACAATCATGTTGCCGAAGGTGCATTAAGTGCATTGGCAAATAATCCGGATGCTTTGATGTTCAGGTTTTTGGAATACCTTCCTCTGACCAAGATTATCAGCTTTATGGTAATTGCCATTATCATGATTTTTTTCGTAACCTCTGCAGATTCAGGAATGTTTGTTATGAATAGTATCGCTACTAAAAACGCTAAGATTTCTCCAAAATGGCAAATTGCCGGGTGGGGAATATTATTGGCGGTTTTGGCATTATTTCTTTTAAATGCCGGTGGGTTGGATGCATTGCAAAGTATGACCTTAATTACAGCATTACCTTTTTCAATAATCATAATTATTATGATTGCCTGTTTATTGAAAGCTCTATCAATCGACAAAAAATATTATGAGCAAGAATTCTCCGTGTCAACAGTGCCTTGGTCAGGTAAATTTTGGAAAGATCGATTGAAGCAAATTGTAACCGTGGATTCGCAAAGTGATATCGATAAATATATTGATGATATCGCAAAACCTGCAATCATGGAACTCCAAAATGAATTCAATCAAAATAATGTGGAAGCCAAAATTAATGAAGGAGCTGATCCTAAATTTATAGAGATTGAAATTCAATATGATCTATTGAACAATTTTATTTACGGAGTTAGAAACGAATCTAAAGAAGTACCTGAATATTTTCAAACAGAAGAAAATTTGTCAAATATTGAGGAAGGAAAAGCATTCTTCCCTTTAGCCTATTTCGGCGATGCACGACAAGGTTATGATGTGAAATTCTTCACAAAAGATGAGCTAATAGCTGATATACTTAAGCATTATGAGCGATTTGTGACCATAATATCGGAGGAGAAAAACGAAATGTTTATTAGTAGCAACGCCAATCGCCGAATGAGATAA
- a CDS encoding helix-turn-helix domain-containing protein, translated as MSNTIDLLSIQTPEHLRSGQEHQTRFDCGEFEVNIFETFQSSTKVKITYEGLSISSMIRGHKTVYTKEGETFKFLPGSSLILPEGETIFADFPEADLKNPVQCATILISKDSLESQLKFLNINYPEGQDWTLDFSNFHFNNNSGLVRAFNELLHVATQDEPNLPLSDLLLKSLLIRIIESQKEHLKEQNSITAKSQLHVIKNYIKENLGQTLSSEILMKVGNCSKSTLHRMFETYCGKTPGAYILQERMVNARNLLLQADSNISDVAYQTGFSSLSYFVKQFKAFHNCTPGDFIKKFGK; from the coding sequence ATGAGTAATACCATCGACCTATTGTCCATTCAAACTCCCGAACATCTACGAAGTGGACAAGAGCATCAAACACGTTTCGATTGTGGCGAGTTTGAGGTCAATATTTTTGAAACGTTCCAGTCATCTACCAAAGTGAAAATCACCTATGAAGGCCTGTCCATTTCAAGTATGATCCGGGGGCATAAAACAGTTTACACCAAAGAAGGGGAAACCTTTAAATTCTTGCCTGGTTCTTCACTAATATTGCCTGAAGGAGAGACAATTTTCGCTGATTTTCCAGAGGCTGATCTTAAAAACCCAGTACAGTGTGCAACCATCCTGATCTCAAAGGACTCCCTTGAAAGTCAATTGAAATTCTTGAATATTAATTATCCAGAAGGCCAAGACTGGACTTTGGATTTTTCGAACTTTCACTTCAACAATAATTCAGGCTTGGTCCGTGCATTCAACGAACTGTTACATGTCGCTACTCAAGACGAACCTAACCTTCCTTTGAGTGACTTATTGTTGAAGTCTTTGCTGATTCGCATAATTGAATCCCAAAAGGAACACTTAAAAGAACAGAATAGCATTACTGCAAAGAGCCAGTTGCATGTTATCAAGAATTATATTAAGGAAAATTTAGGACAGACATTGAGCTCAGAAATTTTGATGAAGGTTGGCAACTGTAGCAAAAGTACCTTGCACAGAATGTTTGAAACCTATTGTGGAAAAACACCTGGAGCATATATCCTACAAGAAAGAATGGTGAATGCCCGGAATTTATTGTTGCAGGCAGATTCAAATATATCTGACGTAGCCTATCAGACAGGATTCAGTTCCTTAAGCTATTTTGTAAAACAATTCAAGGCTTTTCATAATTGTACTCCCGGGGATTTTATTAAAAAATTTGGCAAGTAA
- a CDS encoding MutS-related protein, which translates to MSDKFLIDEQTLKDIQLRDRHSRTILEFFDNTITDGGMFYLMDIFYNPVLDVNIIKDRQIKIRRLEPVADEDFLFYRVIVKDLEKYVKSSHSGRAASLTLMDFIGVRTPAYYYKKRSIQEACDFMIKCQNYYKKINQDVAYPDVENIIQLIEDCLSMIFKKKKYDADKLRINIFNIENFDKMIRYTLAPKIKKIIEFFYEIDAFLSVAKVSKAHNFCYPEVFPKNETGVIEMNGVYHIFHKNPVVNDVRMERDKKIWFLTGANMAGKSSIIKTISTALYLTHIGFPVPAESIKTDLIDGVFTSINLQDNLELGYSHFYVEAMRLKTIVDQLPKDSNAVIILDELFKGTNHSDASNAILRVLENLASVDGPYVIVSSHITELSKELEHIPSIGFFKMNIESDPEGLPIFTYKIKEGVAEEKLGMWLLKKSGAFESIDKLKT; encoded by the coding sequence ATGAGCGATAAATTTTTAATTGATGAACAAACTCTAAAAGACATTCAACTCCGGGATAGACATAGCCGTACCATTTTAGAATTTTTTGACAATACCATCACTGATGGAGGTATGTTCTACCTAATGGATATCTTTTACAACCCCGTGCTAGATGTCAATATTATTAAGGATAGGCAGATCAAAATCCGCCGATTGGAACCTGTTGCAGATGAAGACTTCCTTTTTTATCGGGTGATAGTAAAGGATTTAGAGAAATATGTGAAATCATCACATTCTGGACGTGCGGCCTCATTAACGCTTATGGATTTTATAGGCGTCAGAACTCCAGCATATTATTATAAAAAGAGATCCATACAAGAAGCCTGTGATTTTATGATAAAATGTCAGAATTATTATAAGAAAATCAATCAAGATGTAGCCTATCCAGATGTTGAAAATATAATTCAGTTGATTGAAGATTGTCTTTCCATGATCTTTAAGAAAAAGAAATATGATGCTGATAAATTAAGGATCAATATATTTAATATTGAGAATTTTGATAAAATGATCCGATACACATTGGCTCCTAAAATCAAGAAGATAATTGAATTCTTTTATGAAATCGATGCTTTCCTTTCTGTTGCCAAAGTCTCTAAAGCTCATAATTTCTGCTATCCAGAGGTGTTTCCAAAAAACGAAACTGGTGTTATAGAAATGAATGGTGTATATCATATCTTTCATAAAAATCCAGTGGTAAACGATGTCAGAATGGAGAGGGACAAAAAGATTTGGTTTTTGACAGGGGCAAATATGGCCGGAAAATCTTCTATTATAAAAACCATTTCAACGGCTCTTTATCTTACGCATATTGGATTTCCTGTTCCTGCGGAATCTATAAAAACGGATTTAATCGATGGAGTATTTACAAGTATTAATTTACAGGACAATCTAGAACTTGGCTATAGTCACTTTTATGTAGAGGCCATGCGTCTGAAAACCATAGTTGACCAATTGCCCAAAGATTCAAATGCCGTCATCATCCTAGATGAGCTCTTTAAGGGGACTAACCACAGCGATGCCTCAAACGCAATCTTGAGAGTGCTTGAAAATCTTGCCTCTGTAGACGGACCTTATGTAATTGTTTCATCCCATATAACTGAACTTTCAAAAGAATTGGAACATATTCCATCCATAGGGTTTTTCAAAATGAATATTGAAAGTGACCCAGAAGGACTCCCTATTTTTACTTATAAAATCAAAGAAGGAGTAGCTGAGGAAAAATTGGGAATGTGGCTGTTGAAAAAAAGCGGCGCATTTGAATCTATTGATAAACTGAAGACTTAA
- a CDS encoding SMP-30/gluconolactonase/LRE family protein — MYTQKTIETLHSPINQHGEGPIWHMGRQSVFWVDILSDQILEYNWNQKQVFTYPNAKMVSAIFEIEGQNDFLMATIQGGLAEYDLNKNSCIVFNDLDIDWKETRCNDEQ, encoded by the coding sequence ATGTATACACAAAAAACGATTGAAACCCTGCATTCTCCCATTAACCAACATGGTGAGGGACCTATTTGGCATATGGGGCGTCAATCAGTTTTTTGGGTTGATATTCTTTCTGATCAAATCCTGGAATATAATTGGAATCAAAAACAAGTTTTTACTTATCCTAATGCAAAAATGGTTTCTGCCATATTTGAAATTGAAGGACAAAATGATTTTTTGATGGCAACTATACAAGGAGGTCTTGCAGAATATGATCTAAATAAAAATTCCTGTATAGTATTTAATGATCTGGATATAGACTGGAAAGAAACTCGCTGCAATGATGAGCAGTAG
- the fdhA gene encoding formaldehyde dehydrogenase, glutathione-independent yields the protein MCQNHGVVYMGPGEVQVQEIDYPKLALGDRKCEHGVILKIVSTNICGSDQHMVRGRTTASAGLVLGHEITGQVVEVGRDVEFIKVGDIVSVPFNIACGRCRNCKEGKTGICLNVNPSRPGAAYGYVDMGGWVGGQAEYVMVPYADFNLLKFPDNDQALAYIKDLTMLSDIFPTGFHGAVSAGVGPGSVVYVAGAGPVGLACAASCHLLGAAVVIVGDLNEERLEQARSFGCETVNLNTDVELADQIAAIVGVPEVDCFVDCVGFEARAHSHGGSSEEQPAVVLNQAMEITRAGGAIGIPGLYVTEDPGAVDGAAKQGNLKIRFGLGWAKSHCFHTGQCPVMKYHRQLMNAILYDKIKIADAVNVQVISLNDAPQGYADFDKGAARKYVIDPHGMIRA from the coding sequence ATGTGTCAAAATCATGGAGTTGTGTACATGGGTCCAGGCGAGGTTCAAGTACAAGAAATAGATTATCCTAAATTGGCATTAGGAGATCGAAAATGTGAACACGGGGTTATACTAAAAATTGTTTCCACGAATATCTGTGGTTCGGATCAGCATATGGTTCGAGGCAGAACAACTGCTTCCGCAGGCCTTGTCTTAGGGCATGAGATTACGGGTCAAGTTGTGGAGGTAGGTAGAGATGTGGAATTTATAAAAGTTGGAGATATTGTTTCAGTACCTTTCAACATTGCTTGCGGAAGATGTAGGAACTGTAAGGAAGGCAAGACAGGAATTTGTTTGAATGTAAATCCTTCGCGTCCTGGCGCGGCTTACGGCTATGTGGACATGGGCGGATGGGTCGGAGGACAAGCTGAATATGTAATGGTTCCGTACGCGGATTTCAACCTGTTGAAATTTCCAGACAACGACCAAGCATTAGCTTACATCAAGGACCTGACTATGCTTTCCGACATCTTCCCTACTGGATTTCACGGAGCAGTTTCAGCAGGTGTTGGTCCAGGTTCGGTTGTATATGTTGCGGGTGCTGGCCCAGTAGGATTGGCATGTGCTGCAAGTTGCCATTTGCTGGGGGCAGCAGTTGTCATAGTTGGTGACCTTAATGAGGAAAGATTGGAACAAGCTAGAAGTTTTGGCTGTGAAACCGTAAACCTTAACACCGATGTAGAACTTGCAGATCAAATAGCAGCTATTGTTGGAGTACCAGAGGTAGACTGTTTTGTTGATTGTGTCGGTTTTGAAGCTAGAGCGCATTCCCATGGCGGCAGTTCTGAAGAGCAACCTGCAGTAGTATTAAACCAAGCTATGGAAATCACGCGCGCAGGTGGTGCAATAGGAATTCCAGGTCTTTATGTGACTGAAGATCCCGGAGCCGTAGACGGAGCTGCAAAACAAGGAAACCTAAAAATAAGGTTTGGTTTAGGGTGGGCGAAATCTCACTGCTTCCACACTGGCCAATGTCCGGTGATGAAATATCACCGTCAATTGATGAATGCCATACTATATGATAAAATTAAGATTGCAGATGCGGTTAATGTACAGGTGATATCATTGAATGATGCACCACAAGGATATGCTGACTTCGACAAAGGAGCAGCTAGGAAATACGTGATCGATCCGCACGGAATGATTAGAGCATAA
- a CDS encoding sugar phosphate isomerase/epimerase family protein: protein MKINSLKYITFNLLLICISIFTVSCFEIKKETPSNIKIGVALYSFNKFSFVDAVEKAKSADVNLVEGFSFHELGGQFGTKRLLDLSDEEVGQLKKTLDSTKMTMPSIYADAKTLEEWKHLFDQAKKIGLKFMVGEPDPQFLDDINRMAGQYQMKFAIHEHAKGLSKYWHPDSALAAIKDRENLKICADIGHWVRSGLDPVECLKKVEGNVISVHVKDLDSFGNLNATDVNISTGVIDYPKIFEELKRQQFDGYVFIECEHDWEDNLKDVKESVNYITQVSK from the coding sequence ATGAAAATTAATAGCTTAAAATATATTACCTTTAATCTGTTATTAATATGTATTTCAATATTCACCGTCAGTTGTTTTGAGATAAAAAAGGAAACTCCTTCAAACATCAAAATTGGAGTTGCTTTATACTCTTTCAATAAATTTTCATTTGTTGATGCCGTGGAAAAGGCTAAGTCAGCAGATGTTAATTTAGTGGAGGGATTTTCATTCCATGAACTGGGAGGACAATTTGGAACAAAAAGATTGTTGGACCTATCTGATGAAGAAGTTGGACAACTTAAGAAAACCTTAGATTCAACCAAGATGACCATGCCGTCTATCTATGCTGATGCCAAGACTCTAGAAGAATGGAAGCATCTATTTGATCAAGCAAAAAAAATTGGATTAAAATTTATGGTTGGTGAACCTGACCCTCAATTTCTAGATGATATCAACAGAATGGCTGGTCAATATCAAATGAAGTTCGCCATACATGAGCATGCCAAAGGATTAAGTAAATATTGGCATCCAGATTCTGCATTGGCAGCTATTAAAGATAGAGAAAATCTGAAAATCTGTGCTGACATAGGGCATTGGGTACGTAGTGGATTGGACCCTGTAGAATGTTTGAAAAAAGTAGAAGGAAATGTAATTAGCGTCCATGTAAAGGATTTAGACTCATTTGGAAACCTAAATGCAACAGATGTCAATATCAGCACTGGAGTTATAGATTATCCCAAAATCTTTGAAGAACTTAAACGGCAACAATTCGATGGTTATGTTTTCATAGAATGTGAACATGATTGGGAAGATAATTTAAAAGATGTAAAAGAATCCGTAAATTATATCACCCAAGTATCAAAATAA
- a CDS encoding GlcG/HbpS family heme-binding protein has protein sequence MSNITLEQARKVVDAAIKKSEELGVKMNIAVVDAGTNLVAFNKMDDAWLGSIDISQKKARTARYFNMDTGEIGKLSQPGGSLYNIEHSNNGLITFPGGVVIKDGSGNIIGAVGVSGSTVEDDHAVASAGASAL, from the coding sequence ATGAGTAACATCACATTAGAGCAAGCACGAAAAGTTGTGGATGCTGCTATTAAAAAATCAGAAGAATTAGGCGTAAAAATGAATATTGCTGTTGTAGATGCTGGGACCAATCTAGTTGCTTTCAACAAAATGGACGATGCTTGGTTGGGTTCAATTGATATTTCCCAAAAGAAAGCTCGTACAGCTAGGTATTTCAATATGGACACTGGCGAGATTGGCAAACTTTCTCAACCCGGGGGTTCACTATACAACATCGAACATTCCAACAATGGGTTGATTACATTTCCTGGTGGCGTTGTAATCAAAGATGGAAGTGGCAATATCATCGGAGCCGTAGGTGTCAGTGGAAGTACGGTTGAGGATGACCATGCTGTAGCGTCAGCTGGAGCTTCTGCACTGTAA
- a CDS encoding FUSC family protein, with product MIKAAFSQLASFLRTESSLDALRNILVVIIPSTLIFYFIDGHIAIAFAVGALLAALTDVPGNKNDKLSTAAYCLPIFFITALSISFALHFHSWTIILMLGIFGFIYTIIALLGFRINVVGNLGLIVASFTIGLRPVDPMQFSLSLTAGALFFFVVCIIQVYLSPYRSLRFAVESGIKTMAKLISLKVDCYDEKVPLTKAYKELSALHIKVSDQLETIRTILLRDKKLHSEKDQETKIWLAKLYQLIDLYELLMAIDNDYEQIRETLKGGNTLKLIRKSLSLLSKETKSLRISSKVRKSNPSRRLKLEELLLQLEMEEAEGSPAKWNLICSISTQLRHISDILQNIQVKQVYQDNTLVDSKNYIDFVAPQSNIKTIQKNLSFKSPIFSYAVRMAILLMAGGLIGYFLPEYRYASWILLTIILVARPSYHITQKRNYQRIIGSVIGIAISLTLLLLIKNLLILVIIAAFCLYLFLLFNKPNYLVCCIFITITILVGQHIHEGEIHDILGSRFAFTLLGSIFAVLGCLAIPINHYRSVEHSTKSLIQHFRSYSEKIQESFNSHNLNYYDLRLFRRFTQASLAQTYDSLDQLAKEPLKGKFLKEDILHFQTLAYRINALLVGLSVNLTKLGISLEQEIMSEKINFINSLIDESEMLSQQLATKKEKKNLSVKLKTS from the coding sequence TTGATAAAAGCTGCTTTTTCACAGCTTGCATCATTTTTAAGGACAGAATCAAGTCTGGATGCACTGCGGAACATTTTGGTCGTTATAATTCCAAGTACCCTCATCTTTTATTTCATAGATGGTCATATTGCTATCGCCTTCGCTGTTGGCGCACTATTGGCGGCATTGACAGATGTTCCTGGAAATAAAAATGATAAACTTTCTACAGCTGCCTATTGCTTACCCATATTCTTTATTACTGCCCTCAGTATTTCCTTTGCACTCCATTTTCATTCTTGGACAATAATTTTAATGCTTGGCATCTTTGGCTTTATTTATACCATTATAGCATTACTTGGATTCAGGATAAATGTTGTCGGGAACCTAGGATTGATCGTTGCAAGTTTCACAATTGGTCTGCGTCCAGTTGATCCCATGCAATTCAGTTTGTCTTTAACAGCAGGGGCACTTTTTTTCTTCGTCGTCTGTATTATTCAAGTTTACCTTAGCCCATACAGATCACTCCGTTTTGCGGTAGAGAGTGGCATCAAAACTATGGCTAAGCTCATCAGTCTTAAAGTAGACTGTTATGATGAGAAAGTCCCTTTAACTAAAGCCTACAAAGAATTAAGCGCTTTACATATCAAAGTCAGTGACCAATTAGAAACTATAAGAACTATTCTTTTAAGGGACAAAAAATTGCATTCGGAAAAAGACCAAGAAACAAAAATTTGGCTTGCGAAACTATACCAATTGATCGATTTATATGAATTGCTCATGGCAATCGACAATGATTATGAGCAAATCCGAGAAACATTAAAAGGCGGAAATACGCTTAAATTAATCCGAAAGTCTCTATCCTTGCTTTCAAAAGAAACAAAGTCTTTGCGTATTTCATCCAAAGTCAGGAAGAGCAATCCTTCGAGGAGATTAAAATTAGAGGAGCTGTTACTCCAATTGGAAATGGAAGAAGCAGAAGGTTCCCCTGCTAAATGGAACCTGATATGCTCTATAAGCACTCAATTAAGACATATTTCAGATATTTTGCAAAACATCCAAGTAAAACAGGTTTATCAGGATAATACATTGGTGGACAGCAAAAACTACATTGATTTTGTCGCACCACAAAGTAACATAAAAACAATTCAAAAGAATCTTTCTTTTAAGTCCCCAATCTTTTCTTATGCTGTACGTATGGCGATTTTATTAATGGCAGGAGGACTTATAGGTTATTTTCTACCAGAGTATCGATATGCATCTTGGATTTTATTGACCATTATTTTAGTTGCTAGACCCAGTTATCATATTACTCAGAAAAGAAATTATCAGCGTATTATCGGTTCAGTAATTGGCATTGCAATAAGCTTGACTCTATTACTGTTGATCAAAAATCTATTGATATTGGTTATTATTGCTGCATTTTGCCTTTATCTTTTCTTACTATTCAACAAGCCGAATTATTTAGTATGTTGTATTTTTATTACAATTACCATTCTTGTAGGTCAACATATTCACGAAGGTGAAATTCACGACATTCTAGGAAGCAGATTTGCTTTTACTTTGTTGGGATCAATATTTGCTGTGTTGGGATGTTTGGCAATTCCAATAAATCATTACCGAAGTGTTGAACACAGTACGAAATCACTAATCCAGCATTTTCGGTCGTATTCTGAAAAAATTCAAGAAAGTTTCAATTCCCACAACCTTAATTACTACGACCTTAGATTGTTTAGAAGGTTTACACAAGCATCATTGGCACAAACTTACGATTCCTTGGATCAGCTTGCCAAAGAACCATTGAAAGGCAAATTTCTCAAAGAAGATATTCTTCATTTCCAAACACTGGCATATCGAATAAATGCACTTTTAGTTGGGCTTTCTGTCAACCTCACAAAACTTGGAATCTCATTGGAACAGGAAATTATGTCAGAAAAGATAAACTTCATTAATTCGCTGATTGATGAATCTGAAATGCTTTCCCAACAACTAGCAACTAAGAAAGAAAAGAAAAATCTCTCTGTTAAATTAAAGACCTCATAA